The DNA sequence TCGCCGTCAACATAGAGCATTGCCGGGAAGTTAGTGATGTTTCTTAACCGTTCGGGATAACGAGAATCATCACAGGTAATGAGATGATGATGTGGATGTTCCAGCCATGCCTCGGTTTGCGCCACAAGCTGCCGGTCGAAATGCCAAAAGGCCTGACGCTGTTCGGATTGCAATCCGGCTTCACACAGCTCTTTCTCTTTAACAGAAGTGAAACGCTGCAGTTGCACCGCGGCTTTTACCTGCTGATGGTTTCGTAAGCCTTTTACCCCTGACAGACGTAACCAAATCTCCGTTGGCGTCATGTTGCCTTCCCTGCTCTGGCCTTTCCTTAACGTAGCGGCAATGCTGTCAATCATGGCCCGGAATGTCTACAATAAGAGGAATAAATCTTTTATCCCTTGAACACAGATCTGGAAAGTTATGTCAGTTTTGCAGGTATTACATTTTCCTGACGATCGCCTGCGCATCGTTGCGAAACCCGTTAAAGAAGTGAATGCCGATATCCAGCGTATCGTCGATGATATGTTTGAAACCATGTACGCTGAAGAAGGCATTGGGCTGGCTGCAACGCAGGTTGATATCCATCAACGCATTATCGTTATCGATGTTTCTGAAAATCGTGACGAGCGGTTAGTGCTGATCAATCCTGAACTGCTGGAAGAAAGCGGCGAAACGGGTATTGAAGAAGGCTGCCTCTCTATCCCGGAACAGCGAGCGCTGGTTCCACGCGCTGAAAAAGTAAAAATTCGGGCGTTGGATCGTGATGGCAATAGCTACGAGCTTGAGGCTGATGGTCTGCTTGCGATTTGTATCCAGCATGAAATGGATCACCTCGTCGGCAAGCTGTTTATCGATTACCTCTCGCCTATGAAGCGTCAGCGCATCCGTCAGAAGCTGGAAAAATTATATCGCCAGCATGCCCGGGACTGATTAGCATCTGAAGAAGGGAACTGCGTGTCCGACTCATTAAATATTATCTTTGCCGGTACACCTGACTTTGCAGCGCGTCATCTTGACGCGCTGCTGTCATCAAGCCATAACGTCGTCGGCGTTTTTACTCAGCCCGACCGTCCTGCTGGCCGGGGCAACAAGCTCACGGCAAGTCCGGTAAAGCAGCTGGCTGAACAACACAATATTCCGGTGTTCCAACCCAAATCATTACGGCCTGAAGAAAATCAGCAGAGGGTTGCCGACCTCAACGCCGATGTGATGGTCGTCGTAGCTTATGGTTTGATTTTACCGAAGCCAGTACTGACGATGCCGCGTCTCGGCTGTATCAACGTGCATGGTTCGCTGCTGCCGAAATGGCGCGGCGCGGCGCCTATTCAGCGCTCCCTGTGGGCGGGCGACGCTGAAACCGGCGTCACCATTATGCAAATGGACGTCGGTCTTGATACCGGTGATATGCTGCACAAACTTGCCTGCCCAATTGAGCCGACTGATACCAGCACTACGTTATATCAAAAACTGGCTGAATTAGGTCCTGCTGGCATGTTGACAACGCTTAGCCAGTTAGCTGATGGCACAGCGAAACCTGAAGTGCAGGATGAAACACGGGTTAGCTATGCAGAGAAGCTTAGTAAAGAAGAGGCAAAACTGGACTGGACGCTTTCGGCAGTTCAGCTGGAACGTTGCATCCGCGCCTTTAATCCGTGGCCGGTGAGCTATTTCACCATTGATGAACAACCCGTCAAGGTGTGGAAAGCGTCGGTGCTACCACATGTGGCTAAACAGCCTGGCGAAATTGTGCAGGCAGATAAGAAAGGTATTCAGGTCGCGACTTCTGAAGGCGTATTGAATATCGAGGAGCTACAGCCTGCCGGTAAAAAAGCGATGACAGCTCAGGACCTGCTGAATTCCCGCCGTGACTGGTTCACTCCAGGTAATATTCTTGCCTGATACTACGCCCGGTGCGATATCGGGCGTCTTAAATGCGATTCTTATGAAAAAAAATACCAATTTACGCGCGCTGGCCGCCCAGACTATTGAAAAAGTGGTTGAACAGGGACAGTCGCTGAGCAACGTCCTGCCTGCGGCTCAGAAAACAATTGCCGATAAAGACGCCGCGCTTTTACAAGAAATTTGCTATGGCGTGCTACGCACTCTGCCGCAGCTGGAATGGATTATCAGCCAGCTGATGGAACGTCCCATGACGGGAAAACAGCGCGCGCTTCATTTCCTGATTATGGTCGGTCTGTATCAGCTCATGTTTACTCGTATCCCGCCTCATGCAGCCCTTGCGGAAACGGTGGAAGGCGCAGTTGCGCTTAAGCGTCCGCAGCTTAAGGGATTAATAAACGGCGTACTGCGTCAATTCCAGCGTAAGCAGGAAGAATTAACGCAGGAGATGAACCGGGGCGACCAACAGTACTTGCATCCGAAATGGTTATTGACGCGTCTTAAACAGGCGTGGCCGCAGCAATGGCAAAAAATCGTTGAAGCCAATAATCAACGTCCACCAATGTGGCTGCGCGTTAACCGGCAGCATCATACTCGTGATGCCTGGCTTACCCTGTTGCAGGAGTCCGGTAAAAATGCGGAACCGCATCCTGAACATCCTGATGCGCTACGACTTGAAGCGCCCTGCTCCGTTGCTCAACTTCCCGGTTTTGAAACAGGATGGGTAACAGTACAAGATGCTTCTGCTCAGGGATGTGTGGCACTGCTTGATCCTCAAAACGGCGAAGTGATTTTAGATCTTTGTGCCGCGCCAGGCGGGAAAACCACGCATATTCTTGAAGCCGCGCCTGAAGCCCGTGTTATGGCCGTCGATATTGATGCGCAGCGTCTTGCCCGAGTCACTGAAAACTTGCAGCGGCTTAATATGACGGCCGATGTAAAGCTGGGCGATGGATGTACGCCTAAAAAATGGTGTGGTGATACCCAATTCGATCGTATTTTGCTGGATGCTCCCTGTTCGGCTACGGGCGTCATACGACGTCATCCGGATATCAAATGGCTTCGCCGCGATCGGGATATTGCAGAGCTCGCCGCTTTGCAGCAGCAAATCCTTGAGGCTATCTGGCCGCATTTGAAACCTGGCGGCACTCTGCTTTATGCTACTTGTTCAATCCTGCCTGAAGAGAACCATTTGCAGGTTGCAGCTTTCCTTGAGCGTCATGAAGATGCCATGTTGAAAGGAACCGGTAGTGATCAACAGCCAGGATTACAGGTATTTCCCGATCCGCTCGGTGGCGACGGGTTCTTCTATGCCAAACTGCTAAAAAAATAAACGTCGCGGCCAGCCAGTCCCTGGCCGCATCCGAACTCCTTCAAGCAGACAAGCACAATGAAAATAATCATTCTTGGCGCGGGTCAGGTGGGCGGCACGCTCGCGGAAAACCTGGTTGGCGAAAACAACGATATTACGGTAGTCGATACTGATGCGATCCGTTTGCGCCAGCTACAGGATAAATACGATCTTCGGGTAGTACAGGGACACGGTTCTCACCCTCGCGTTCTTCGGGAAGCGGGAGCCGAAGATGCCGATATGCTGGTTGCTGTAACTAATTCTGATGAAACGAATATGGTGGCCTGTCAGATTGCCTATTCGCTCTTCAATACGCCAAACCGTATCGCACGTATTCGTGCCCCCGATTATATACGCGATGCCGATAAGCTCTTTATTCCTGAAGCGGTTCCTATCGATCATCTGATCTCCCCGGAACAGCTAGTAATCGATAATATTTATCGGCTAATCGAATACCCGGGTGCGCTTCAGGTTGTTAATTTCGCTGAGGGGAAAGTCAGCCTGGCGGTGGTTAAAGCCTATTACGGCGGTCCGCTCGTGGGTAATCCGCTGGCTATAATGCGCGATCATATGCCTCATATTGATACGCGTGTGGCGGCCATTTTCCGTCAGGATCGCCCAATTCGACCTCAGGGCTCGACAATTGTTGAAGCTGGCGATGAAGTGTTCTTCATTGCCGCAAGCCAGCATATTCGGGCAGTCATGAGCGAGTATCAGCGCCTGGAGAAGCCTTATAAACGTATCATGATCGTGGGTGGCGGCAATATTGGCTGTGGCCTCGCTCTACGCCTTGAGAAAAACTATAGTGTGAAACTGATTGAACGTAATCAGCAGCGGGCCGCAGAGCTGGCAGAGCTTCTCCAGAATACGATTGTCTTTTATGGTGATGCTTCCGATCAGGAACTTCTCGCTGAAGAACATATCGATCAGATCGATCTCTTTATCGCTATTACTAATGACGATGAAGCCAACATTATGTCAGCGATGCTGGCAAAAAAAATGGGGGCAAAAAAAGTCATGGTGCTGATCCAGCGGAAAGCTTATGTGGATCTTGTCCAGGGCAGCGTAATCGATATTGCTATTTCACCGCAGCAAGCCACAATCTCGGCATTGCTTAGCCATGTACGTAAGGCTGATATTGTCGGTGTCTCCTCTCTTCGTCGCGGCGTTGCAGAGGCTATCGAGGCTATTGCTCATGGTGATGAAACAACATCTCGCGTTGTCGGCAGAATGATCGACCAGATAAAACTTCCGCCCGGTACAATCATTGGTGCTGTCGTACGTGGCGATGACGTAATGATTGCTAATGACAATCTTCGTATCGAACAAGGCGACCATGTCATCATGTTCCTGACCGATAAAAAGTTCGTGCCGGATGTCGAGCGTTTGTTCCAGCCAAGTCCATTCTTCCTTTAATTATCTCCGGGCGCTTCATTCCGCCCGGTATTTCACCCGCGTGATAATTGAATAATCTTAGTAATCGCCATGGAAAAAGCTCAGTCGTTTGTTAGACTTACCAATTGGCACACGAATGGAGATAACAATGAGTTTACTGAAAGAGTTTCGCGATTTTGCAATGCGCGGCAACGTTGTTGACCTGGCGGTCGGTGTCATTATTGGTGCTGCGTTTGGTAAGATCGTTTCTTCTCTGGTGGCAAATATCATTATGCCGCCACTGGGATTATTGATTGGTGGTGTCGACTTTAAGCAGTTTAGCTGGGTTCTTAAACCTGCCGCTGGTGATGCGCCCGCAGTTATTATGCAGTATGGCGTATTCCTGCAATCCATCTTTGATTTTGTCATCGTTGCTTTTGCCATCTTCATGGCGATTAAACTGATGAACAAACTCCATAAGAAAAAAGAAGTGGAAAAGCCTGCGCCTAAAGTGACTGCCGAAGAGAAGCTGCTTACGGAAATCCGCGATTTGTTGAAACAGCAGAACAGCCAGCCTTAACAGCGCTATAAGTTCAGAAACCGCCTGTTATGGCGGTTTTTTTATGCGGCTAAAAGAAGAAAGCCAGTGGTAAAGCTGTCTTTACCACTGGCCTCCCAGGAACCTTTTTTGCCGTGTTTATCTTTACGCCGGTAACTGCCTTTCCCCTTCAGATTAACTTCAGTTCTTACTCTGAACAGGGGATCGTGCAGGAGTGCTTCAAGTGCATTGTCACGAATTATGCCTTTCTTATGCTGATACTTAGTCACAACATTTTCCTCATGTGGTTGCTGCTGAAGAATATAGAAGCGGAAGACTAAAAGGTCAATCGGCTGCTGTCGCAAGCGATCCTTTTTCCAGGGCTTCCAAAATAGAACAGTACAGGCTGCTGTGCGCTGTTCCACAACAGGCATCATTTAGCCTTTCAAGAGAACGCTGCATATTTTGCAGTTCCGCAATCATACCTTCTACTTCCAGCAGCCTGGTTTGCACAATGTTTTTAGATTCCTGGCAGGTATGATGTTCTGGATCTACTCGGATCGAAAGCAGTTCGCGAATAGCTTCAAGACTAAATCCAAGCTGCCGGCCATAGCGTATAAATCGCAAACGCTGTAAATCATTTTCACTATAAAGACGGAAACCGCCTTCAGTACGAATCATATGATCCATCATTTGCTGTTTTTCGTAGTAGCGAATGGTGTCAGGTGTGACATCCGCAAGCTTAGCCAGCTGGCCTATTTTGTACATTACGCTTCTCCATCGAATCGCTGATTGAGCTGTGCGCCATAGTCACCCCGCAAGAAATCAGTACTTAATCCCGCCTGACGTAATTTAGCTTCCAGTAAAACAAGACGCTTTGAATGTGCCTGATAGTTATCATCTGAGGAATCAATTCCTGCCAGAAGTTCTTGCAGTTCAATAGCTTCGCGACGCATCTCAAGTTCGGGTGGCAGAAAACCAGAGTTTTTCATTAGCCTGTAAGCAGCGCGCAGCTCAGGAGGAACGTGGCTGTCGTCATCTAATATCAGCTTTTTACCACTGCCGGCCAGATTGTCGAAATCGCCATTTTTTTGTGCTTCAGAGACGTGTTGCTCTACCAATTGATCAATCAGCCACATAATGACCTCGCGATTTGAAGGAGAGAATACAGGATAGCGTGTTGCAGGAAAGAGGGGAAATTCAGGACATAAAAAAACCGGGCAAGCCCGGTTTTTCCAAGATGCGGCAGATTACTCTGCTGCTTCTGCTTGAGCTTCTGGACGATCAACCAGCTCGATGTAAGCCATCGGAGCGTTGTCACCAGCGCGGAAGCCACACTTCAGAATACGAGTGTATCCACCGGCACGGCTCGCGAAACGCGGGCCCAGCTCGTTAAACAGTTTTGCCACGATCTCGTTATCACGAGTACGGGCGAATGCCAGACGACGATTAGCTACGCTGTCGGTCTTGGCAAGAGTAATCAGCGGCTCAACTACACGACGCAGCTCTTTCGCTTTTGGCAGGGTCGTCTTGATGATCTCATGACGAACCAAAGAGCCAGCCATGTTGCGGAACATAGCCTGACGATGGCTGCTGTTGCGGTTCAGTTGACGACCACTCTTACGATGGCGCATGACCTTATCCTTCTCAGTGAAACCTTAACCTGTGATCGGGTTATTCATCAGCAATGCTAGCTGGCGGCCAGTTTTCCAGGCGCATGCCCAGAGACAGACCACGAGAAGCCAGCACATCTTTAATCTCAGTAAGAGATTTTTTACCAAGGTTAGGCGTTTTAAGCAGCTCAACCTCGGTACGCTGTACCAGATCACCGATGTAGTGGATAGCTTCTGCCTTAAGGCAGTTAGCAGAGCGGACAGTCAATTCCAGATCGTCAACAGGGCGCAGCAGGATCGGATCGAATTCTGGTTTCTCTTCTTTCACTTCCGGCTGACGTACATCACGTAAGTCGACGAAAGCTTCCAGTTGTTCTGCCAGGATGGTTGCCGCACGGCGGATCGCTTCTTCAGGATCAATAGTGCCGTTGGTTTCCATTTCGATGACCAGCTTGTCCAGGTCAGTACGCTGTTCTACACGCGCTGCTTCAACATTGTAGGCGATACGCTCTACAGGGCTGTAACAGGCGTCGACCAACAGACGACCGATCGGGCGCTCATCTTCTTCCGAATGAATTCGGGCAGAAGCCGGCACATAACCACGACCACGCTGAACTTTGATACGCATGCTGATAGCCGCGTTCTCATCAGTCAGGTGGCAGATCACGTGCTGCGGCTTGACGATTTCGACATCACCATCATGGGTGATATCGGCTGCAGTCACAGGGCCAATGCCAGATTTATTCAGAGTGAGAATAACTTCATCTTTCCCCTGAACTCTTACCGCCAGCCCTTTCAGGTTGAGCAGGATTTCCAGGATATCTTCCTGTACGCCCTCTTTGGTGCTGTACTCATGTAGTACACCATCAATTTCAACCTCGGTCACCGCGCAACCCGGCATTGATGAAAGCAGAATACGGCGCAGTGCGTTACCAAGAGTATGGCCAAAGCCACGCTCTAAAGGCTCAAGGGTCACCTTGGCGTGCGTCGAACTCACTTGCTCGATATCTACCAGGCGCGGTTTTAGAAACTCTGTCACAGAACCCTGCATTGTGTCCTCTCTTTGGTACTAAGCTTTACTTGGAGTAAAGCTCGACGATCAGGTGTTCGTTAATGTCCGCAGACAGATCGGTACGTTCAGGAATACGCTTGAACACACCTTCCATCTTAGTTGCATCAACTTCCAGCCAGGTTGGCTTTTCACGCTGTTCAGCCAGCTCCAGAGCGGCTTTCACGCGAGACTGCTTTTTGGCTTTCTCACGGATGCTAACAACGTCATTCGGAGTTACCTGATAAGAAGCGATGCTAACAACGCGGCCGTTTACCATGATGGATTTGTGGCTAACCAGCTGACGTGCTTCTGCACGAGTGGCGCCAAAGCCCATACGATAAACTACGTTGTCCAGACGACCTTCCAGCAGAGCTAACAGGTTTTCACCCGTGTTGCCTTTCAGACGTGCTGCTTCTTTATAATAGTTACGGAACTGACGCTCCAGCACGCCGTAGGTACGACGAACTTTTTGCTTTTCACGTAACTGTACGCCATAGTCAGACAGACGCGGTTTACGCGCACCGTGCTGGCCAGGGGCTTGTTCAATCTTACACTTGGTATCAATCGCGCGAACGCCAGACTTCAGGAAGAGGTCTGTACCTTCGCGACGGCTCAGCTTGAGCTTAGGACCCAAATATCTTGCCATTTTCTTTCTCCAACTATCCTAAAAAACGGGCGTTATACGCGACGTTTTTTCGGCGGACGACAACCGTTGTGAGGGATCGGAGTCACATCAGTAATATTCGTGATGCGGAAACCAGCAGCGTTCAGAGCACGAATCGTTGATTCGCGGCCTGGACCTGGACCCTTAACCATAACTTCCAGGTTCTTAATACCGTACTCTTTCACGGCGTCTGCGCAACGTTCAGCGGCAACCTGTGCAGCGAACGGCGTAGATTTACGAGAACCACGGAAACCGGAACCACCGGCTGTTGCCCAACCCAGCGCATTACCCTGACGATCGGTAATAGTAACGATGGTGTTGTTGAAAGATGCATGGACATGAGCCACGCCATCAGAGACTTGCTTTCTTACACGCTTGCGTGCACGAACTGGTGCCTTTGCCATTATTCAATCACCCCGATTATTTCTTGATCGGTTTACGCGGACCCTTGCGGGTACGTGCGTTGGTCTTGGTACGCTGACCGCGTACTGGAAGACCACGACGATGACGTAAACCACGATAGCAACCAAGGTCCATAAGACGCTTGATGCTCAGGGTGACTTCACGACGCAGATCGCCTTCAACAACAAACTTTGCAACTGCGTCACGCAG is a window from the Pantoea sp. CCBC3-3-1 genome containing:
- the def gene encoding peptide deformylase is translated as MSVLQVLHFPDDRLRIVAKPVKEVNADIQRIVDDMFETMYAEEGIGLAATQVDIHQRIIVIDVSENRDERLVLINPELLEESGETGIEEGCLSIPEQRALVPRAEKVKIRALDRDGNSYELEADGLLAICIQHEMDHLVGKLFIDYLSPMKRQRIRQKLEKLYRQHARD
- the fmt gene encoding methionyl-tRNA formyltransferase, with product MSDSLNIIFAGTPDFAARHLDALLSSSHNVVGVFTQPDRPAGRGNKLTASPVKQLAEQHNIPVFQPKSLRPEENQQRVADLNADVMVVVAYGLILPKPVLTMPRLGCINVHGSLLPKWRGAAPIQRSLWAGDAETGVTIMQMDVGLDTGDMLHKLACPIEPTDTSTTLYQKLAELGPAGMLTTLSQLADGTAKPEVQDETRVSYAEKLSKEEAKLDWTLSAVQLERCIRAFNPWPVSYFTIDEQPVKVWKASVLPHVAKQPGEIVQADKKGIQVATSEGVLNIEELQPAGKKAMTAQDLLNSRRDWFTPGNILA
- the rsmB gene encoding 16S rRNA (cytosine(967)-C(5))-methyltransferase RsmB; the encoded protein is MKKNTNLRALAAQTIEKVVEQGQSLSNVLPAAQKTIADKDAALLQEICYGVLRTLPQLEWIISQLMERPMTGKQRALHFLIMVGLYQLMFTRIPPHAALAETVEGAVALKRPQLKGLINGVLRQFQRKQEELTQEMNRGDQQYLHPKWLLTRLKQAWPQQWQKIVEANNQRPPMWLRVNRQHHTRDAWLTLLQESGKNAEPHPEHPDALRLEAPCSVAQLPGFETGWVTVQDASAQGCVALLDPQNGEVILDLCAAPGGKTTHILEAAPEARVMAVDIDAQRLARVTENLQRLNMTADVKLGDGCTPKKWCGDTQFDRILLDAPCSATGVIRRHPDIKWLRRDRDIAELAALQQQILEAIWPHLKPGGTLLYATCSILPEENHLQVAAFLERHEDAMLKGTGSDQQPGLQVFPDPLGGDGFFYAKLLKK
- the trkA gene encoding Trk system potassium transporter TrkA, producing MKIIILGAGQVGGTLAENLVGENNDITVVDTDAIRLRQLQDKYDLRVVQGHGSHPRVLREAGAEDADMLVAVTNSDETNMVACQIAYSLFNTPNRIARIRAPDYIRDADKLFIPEAVPIDHLISPEQLVIDNIYRLIEYPGALQVVNFAEGKVSLAVVKAYYGGPLVGNPLAIMRDHMPHIDTRVAAIFRQDRPIRPQGSTIVEAGDEVFFIAASQHIRAVMSEYQRLEKPYKRIMIVGGGNIGCGLALRLEKNYSVKLIERNQQRAAELAELLQNTIVFYGDASDQELLAEEHIDQIDLFIAITNDDEANIMSAMLAKKMGAKKVMVLIQRKAYVDLVQGSVIDIAISPQQATISALLSHVRKADIVGVSSLRRGVAEAIEAIAHGDETTSRVVGRMIDQIKLPPGTIIGAVVRGDDVMIANDNLRIEQGDHVIMFLTDKKFVPDVERLFQPSPFFL
- the mscL gene encoding large-conductance mechanosensitive channel protein MscL, translated to MSLLKEFRDFAMRGNVVDLAVGVIIGAAFGKIVSSLVANIIMPPLGLLIGGVDFKQFSWVLKPAAGDAPAVIMQYGVFLQSIFDFVIVAFAIFMAIKLMNKLHKKKEVEKPAPKVTAEEKLLTEIRDLLKQQNSQP
- a CDS encoding alternative ribosome-rescue factor A, whose amino-acid sequence is MTKYQHKKGIIRDNALEALLHDPLFRVRTEVNLKGKGSYRRKDKHGKKGSWEASGKDSFTTGFLLLAA
- the zntR gene encoding Zn(2+)-responsive transcriptional regulator, producing the protein MYKIGQLAKLADVTPDTIRYYEKQQMMDHMIRTEGGFRLYSENDLQRLRFIRYGRQLGFSLEAIRELLSIRVDPEHHTCQESKNIVQTRLLEVEGMIAELQNMQRSLERLNDACCGTAHSSLYCSILEALEKGSLATAAD
- a CDS encoding DUF1992 domain-containing protein, translated to MWLIDQLVEQHVSEAQKNGDFDNLAGSGKKLILDDDSHVPPELRAAYRLMKNSGFLPPELEMRREAIELQELLAGIDSSDDNYQAHSKRLVLLEAKLRQAGLSTDFLRGDYGAQLNQRFDGEA
- the rplQ gene encoding 50S ribosomal protein L17, with product MRHRKSGRQLNRNSSHRQAMFRNMAGSLVRHEIIKTTLPKAKELRRVVEPLITLAKTDSVANRRLAFARTRDNEIVAKLFNELGPRFASRAGGYTRILKCGFRAGDNAPMAYIELVDRPEAQAEAAE
- the rpoA gene encoding DNA-directed RNA polymerase subunit alpha, with the translated sequence MQGSVTEFLKPRLVDIEQVSSTHAKVTLEPLERGFGHTLGNALRRILLSSMPGCAVTEVEIDGVLHEYSTKEGVQEDILEILLNLKGLAVRVQGKDEVILTLNKSGIGPVTAADITHDGDVEIVKPQHVICHLTDENAAISMRIKVQRGRGYVPASARIHSEEDERPIGRLLVDACYSPVERIAYNVEAARVEQRTDLDKLVIEMETNGTIDPEEAIRRAATILAEQLEAFVDLRDVRQPEVKEEKPEFDPILLRPVDDLELTVRSANCLKAEAIHYIGDLVQRTEVELLKTPNLGKKSLTEIKDVLASRGLSLGMRLENWPPASIADE
- the rpsD gene encoding 30S ribosomal protein S4, with product MARYLGPKLKLSRREGTDLFLKSGVRAIDTKCKIEQAPGQHGARKPRLSDYGVQLREKQKVRRTYGVLERQFRNYYKEAARLKGNTGENLLALLEGRLDNVVYRMGFGATRAEARQLVSHKSIMVNGRVVSIASYQVTPNDVVSIREKAKKQSRVKAALELAEQREKPTWLEVDATKMEGVFKRIPERTDLSADINEHLIVELYSK
- the rpsK gene encoding 30S ribosomal protein S11; this encodes MAKAPVRARKRVRKQVSDGVAHVHASFNNTIVTITDRQGNALGWATAGGSGFRGSRKSTPFAAQVAAERCADAVKEYGIKNLEVMVKGPGPGRESTIRALNAAGFRITNITDVTPIPHNGCRPPKKRRV
- the rpsM gene encoding 30S ribosomal protein S13 — translated: MARIAGINIPDHKHTVIALTAIFGIGKTRSQAICASTGIAENVKISELSEEQIDILRDAVAKFVVEGDLRREVTLSIKRLMDLGCYRGLRHRRGLPVRGQRTKTNARTRKGPRKPIKK